The following proteins are encoded in a genomic region of Maribacter hydrothermalis:
- a CDS encoding AGE family epimerase/isomerase: MKYASLYKNTLLTDILPFWEQHSLDLVDGGYYTCLDQTGKVYDTDKFTWLQARQVWQFSMLYNQVERRESWLKNAKLGADFIKNNARDSNGNFYFSMTKEGKPLVQPYNIFSDCFAAMAFAQYAKASGNNEFREIAKATYLNILSRKDNPKGIYEKGTGERNLKNFALPMILSNLVLELSDVLEPEEIERTLNYSVNEVMEVFLQKDSGLIYENVMQDGSLHNSFDGRLINPGHGIEAMWFMIDIGVRKNDQKLIQRASDTIIRILEYGWDKEFGGIFYFMDAKGHPPQQLEHDQKLWWVHLETLVALTKAYEQNPSSTIAHWYQKVHDYTWSHFPDLEHGEWFGYLNRKGEPLSTLKGGKWKGCFHVPRAMYQCWKSFEKIESK; encoded by the coding sequence ATGAAATACGCATCATTATACAAGAATACACTTTTAACTGATATACTTCCATTTTGGGAGCAACATTCGTTAGATCTCGTTGATGGAGGTTATTATACGTGTCTTGATCAGACTGGGAAGGTGTACGATACCGATAAATTTACTTGGCTTCAAGCAAGACAAGTATGGCAATTTTCTATGCTTTATAATCAAGTTGAGCGAAGAGAATCTTGGCTAAAAAATGCAAAATTAGGCGCTGATTTTATTAAAAATAACGCAAGGGATTCTAATGGAAATTTTTATTTTTCAATGACCAAAGAAGGAAAGCCTTTGGTGCAGCCCTACAATATATTTTCTGATTGCTTTGCAGCAATGGCATTTGCCCAATACGCAAAAGCTTCAGGTAACAATGAGTTTCGTGAAATTGCAAAGGCTACGTATCTTAATATCTTAAGTCGAAAAGACAATCCTAAAGGAATTTATGAGAAGGGAACTGGAGAGCGAAATCTGAAAAATTTTGCACTTCCAATGATTTTGTCTAATCTGGTATTAGAGCTTTCAGATGTTCTTGAACCAGAAGAAATAGAACGAACACTAAATTATAGTGTCAACGAAGTTATGGAAGTCTTTCTACAAAAAGATTCTGGTTTAATATATGAAAATGTGATGCAAGACGGATCACTACATAATAGTTTTGATGGAAGGCTTATTAATCCAGGTCATGGTATTGAAGCGATGTGGTTTATGATTGATATCGGGGTTCGAAAAAATGACCAAAAACTTATTCAGAGAGCTTCTGATACGATTATACGTATATTGGAATATGGTTGGGACAAAGAATTTGGAGGTATTTTCTATTTTATGGATGCCAAAGGCCATCCGCCCCAACAGTTAGAGCATGACCAAAAATTGTGGTGGGTACACCTTGAAACCTTGGTAGCTTTAACGAAAGCATATGAGCAAAACCCATCAAGTACAATTGCACATTGGTATCAAAAAGTTCATGACTATACATGGTCTCATTTTCCCGACCTTGAACATGGGGAGTGGTTTGGGTACCTTAACCGCAAAGGAGAACCATTATCTACGTTAAAAGGAGGTAAATGGAAAGGGTGTTTCCATGTTCCAAGAGCTATGTACCAATGTTGGAAATCTTTTGAAAAAATAGAATCAAAATAA